In a genomic window of Hippoglossus stenolepis isolate QCI-W04-F060 chromosome 15, HSTE1.2, whole genome shotgun sequence:
- the LOC118122486 gene encoding olfactory receptor 1361, whose translation MNLFNSALRKNITFVHPAYFIISGFAGIPNIKLYYVFLCFVYIFSVLANTAVMAVICLDPNLRTPKYIIVFNLAFTDLFSNSALVPKVLDVFLFNHHHIPYNDCLTFLFFCYTCLSMQSLNLVALSYDRLIAIIFPLHYQVKVTHRFMLCLIASFWAFVIVAVLISVGLITRLSFCESVVVNSYFCDHGQIYRLSCNDHYPNYVLSCLYPVLIFWLPLVFILMSYMYISCTLAKVATAHQGLKAFKTCIGHLSLVAVYFIPLLITFTLMEKIHPNARIINLSLTSVFPPMLNPIVYVLQTQEIKESLKKLLNIKGKFKKITAM comes from the coding sequence atgaactTATTCAACTCAGCTCTGCGGAAAAACATCACCTTCGTCCACCCGGCGTATTTCATAATCAGTGGGTTCGCCGGCATCCCAAATATAAAACTTTACTAcgtctttctgtgttttgtgtatatCTTTTCCGTGCTGGCAAACACTGCAGTCATGGCCGTAATATGTTTGGATCCCAATCTGAGAACTCCAAAGTATATCATAGTTTTTAACCTGGCCTTTACGGACCTGTTCAGTAACTCTGCTCTGGTGCCGAAGGTCCTGGACGTCTTCCTGTTCAACCATCACCACATCCCCTACAACGACTGCCTGACCTTCCTGTTCTTCTGCTACACCTGTCTCTCCATGCAGTCTCTCAACCTGGTGGCTCTCTCCTACGACAGACTCATCGCGATCATATTTCCGCTGCACTACCAAGTGAAAGTGACCCACAGGTTCATGCTGTGTTTGATCGCCTCTTTCTGGGCCTTTGTTATCGTCGCTGTGCTCATATCAGTCGGCCTCATCACGAGACTCTCCTTCTGTGAGTCTGTGGTGGTTAACAGTTATTTCTGTGACCACGGGCAGATCTACCGGCTGTCGTGTAACGACCATTACCCCAATTATGTGCTCAGTTGTTTGTACCCGGTTCTTATTTTCTGGCTGCCACTCGTTTTCATCTTGATGAGTTACATGTACATCAGCTGCACTTTGGCCAAAGTGGCCACCGCTCATCAAGGTCTCAAAGCCTTTAAGACGTGCATCGGTCATCTGTCATTGGTGGCCGTTTACTTCATCCCTCTGTTGATCACATTCACCCTGATGGAGAAGATCCATCCAAATGCCAGGATCATAAACCTGTCCCTGACCTCGGTCTTCCCCCCCATGTTGAACCCCATCGTTTACGTTCTGCAGACACAGGAAATCAAAGAATCTTTGAAGAAGTTGTTAAACATCAAAgggaaattcaaaaaaataacagcaatgtGA
- the LOC118122200 gene encoding olfactory receptor 146-like, translated as MGSEEKAAALLNATFVRPARFYLSGFSNIPHVKYYFVFLCFVYVFTVLGNGLLLSVICLAKSLHTPRYMIVFNLAVTDLCGSTALTPKLLDMFLLERRHIAYEACLSNMFFVLFFLAVQSWTLLTMAYDRCVAICFPLKYHSVVTGASIGAVLLSVWASLLGLVAFTVGVIDRLSFCGSVVVRSFFCDHAPVYKLACNDAYFSNIMAFVGFVGAIVLPLILIVLTYVWISVALSRIASAEERLKALRTCTSHLIIVAIFFLPILGSNIASVASSLHPNARIMNSSLTHTIPALLNPIIYSLKTEEVLISIKKLYKRNRLSNFTSSKI; from the coding sequence ATGGGCTCAGAGGAGAAAGCTGCTGCCTTGCTCAATGCCACGTTTGTTCGTCCGGCGAGGTTCTACCTCAGCGGCTTCTCCAACATCCCTCACGTGAAGTATTACTTCGTGTTCCTGTGCTTTGTGTACGTCTTCACTGTCCTGGGGAACGGCCTCCTCCTCTCGGTGATCTGCCTGGCGAAGAGCCTCCACACGCCCAGATACATGATCGTGTTCAACCTGGCCGTGACGGACCTGTGCGGCAGCACGGCGCTCACCCCCAAGCTGCTGGACATGTTCCTGCTGGAGAGGAGGCACATCGCGTACGAGGCCTGTTTGAGTAACATGTTCTTTGTCCTGTTCTTTCTGGCCGTGCAGTCGTGGACGCTGCTCACGATGGCGTACGACCGGTGTGTGGCCATTTGCTTCCCCCTGAAGTACCACAGCGTCGTGACCGGAGCCTCCATCGGGGCCGTGCTGCTGTCGGTGTGGGCGTCGCTCCTGGGCCTGGTGGCCTTCACCGTGGGAGTCATCGATCGCCTCTCCTTCTGTGGCTCCGTGGTGGTGAGGAGCTTCTTCTGTGATCACGCTCCGGTGTACAAGCTGGCCTGTAACGACGCGTATTTTAGCAACATAATGGCCTTCGTTGGCTTCGTTGGAGCGATCGTCCTCCCTCTGATATTGATCGTGCTCACATATGTCTGGATTTCCGTGGCCCTGAGCAGGATCGCGTCGGCGGAGGAGCGACTCAAAGCTCTGAGGACTTGCACCTCTCACCTCATCATCGTGGCAATTTTCTTTCTACCGATTCTGGGCAGCAACATAGCGTCTGTGGCGTCGTCCCTCCACCCCAACGCCAGGATCATGAActcctctctgacacacaccaTACCCGCTTTACTCAATCCTATAATTTACTCCCTGAAGACGGAGgaggtgctgatctccatcaaGAAGCTTTATAAAAGAAACAGACTTAGTAATTTCACCTCGTCCAAAATATGA
- the LOC118122488 gene encoding olfactory receptor 1M1, with protein sequence MSFPRTVLNDSVIVRPPGFYIIGFQMYPSISVYFIFLTIVYVVTVLFNSLVIYVIAFNHCLHTPKFLAVVNLAVIDVILSTCTIPSMIKIFLVKDNFIPFNLCLVQMFFYYAFGTLESCALAILAYDRLIAICFPLRHNSINTLQNMSCIVGLTWCFAVGITAFSVAIMNRLSFCNSVRVLSYFCDYAPVFRLACNDYTMHWSVASLFTYLLLVGPFTFILLSYLSILVTVLRMKSLDSRVKALATCVEHLILVAVFYIPLITIFTIGFYLRIIDTDQRVLSLSLASCLPPCVNPIVYSLKTKEIKTRALALVRKDKFGADRFKSKSRRVLP encoded by the coding sequence ATGTCTTTTCCCAGGACTGTTTTAAACGACTCTGTCATCGTTCGTCCTCCGGGCTTCTACATCATTGGATTTCAGATGTATCCCTCCATCAGCGTCTACTTCATCTTCCTGACGATTGTCTACGTGGTCACGGTTCTCTTCAACAGTTTGGTGATCTACGTCATTGCCTTTAACCACTGTTTGCACACGCCAAAGTTTCTGGCCGTGGTCAACCTGGCAGTGATCGACGTGATCCTGAGCACGTGCACGATTCCCAGCATGATAAAGATATTTCTGGTGAAGGACAATTTCATTCCCTTCAACTTGTGCTTGgttcaaatgtttttctacTATGCTTTTGGGACTCTGGAGTCGTGCGCTCTTGCTATACTTGCCTACGACCGGTTGATCGCGATATGTTTCCCCCTGCGTCACAATTCCATCAACACCCTGCAGAACATGTCTTGTATCGTGGGCCTGACGTGGTGCTTTGCTGTGGGAATCACTGCGTTTTCTGTGGCTATAATGAATCGACTGTCTTTCTGCAACTCTGTCAGAGTCCTCAGCTACTTCTGTGACTATGCACCTGTGTTCAGACTCGCCTGTAATGACTACACCATGCACTGGTCTGTGGCCTCTCTGTTCACTTACCTGCTCCTCGTTGGACCCTTCACTTTTATCCTCCTGTCTTATCTCAGCATCCTGGTGACAGTGTTGAGGATGAAATCGCTGGACAGTCGGGTCAAAGCTTTGGCCACGTGTGTCGAGCACCTGATCCTCGTCGCTGTGTTTTACATTCCTCTCATCACCATTTTCACCATAGGGTTTTACCTGCGAATCATCGACACGGACCAGCGAGTGCTGAGCCTGTCACTGGCCTCTTGTCTTCCACCCTGCGTGAATCCCATTGTGTATTCTCTGAAAACCAAAGAGATCAAAACCAGAGCCCTGGCGCTGGTGAGAAAAGATAAGTTTGGGGCAGACCGTTTTAAGAGCAAATCTCGCAGGGTTCttccatga
- the LOC118122489 gene encoding olfactory receptor 1M1-like yields the protein MSFPRTVLNDSVIVRPPGFYIIGFQTYPSVSVYFIFLAFVYVVTVLFNSLVIYVIAFNHCLHTPKFLAVVNLAVIDVILSTCTIPSMIKIFLVKDNFIPFNLCLVQMFFYYAFGTLESCALAILAYDRLIAICFPLRHNSINTLQNMSCIVGLTWCFALGIIAFSVAVMNRLSFCNSVRVLSYFCDYAPVFRLACNDYTMHWSVASLLTYLLLVGPFTFILLSYLSILVTVLRMKSLDSRVKALATCVEHLILVAVFYIPLITIFTIGFYLRIIDTDQRVLSLSLASCLPPCVNPIVYSLKTKEIKTRALALVRIEFGADRFKSKSRRVLPVKKK from the coding sequence ATGTCTTTTCCCAGGACTGTTTTAAACGACTCTGTCATCGTTCGTCCTCCGGGCTTCTACATCATTGGATTTCAGACGTATCCCTCCGTCAGCGTCTACTTCATCTTCCTGGCGTTTGTCTACGTGGTCACGGTTCTCTTCAACAGTTTGGTGATCTACGTCATTGCCTTTAACCACTGTTTGCACACGCCAAAGTTTCTGGCCGTGGTCAACCTGGCAGTGATCGACGTGATCCTGAGCACGTGCACGATTCCCAGCATGATAAAGATATTTCTGGTGAAGGACAATTTCATTCCCTTCAACTTGTGCTTGgttcaaatgtttttctacTATGCTTTTGGGACTCTGGAGTCGTGCGCTCTTGCTATACTTGCCTACGACCGGTTGATCGCGATATGTTTCCCCCTGCGTCACAATTCCATCAACACCCTGCAGAACATGTCTTGTATCGTGGGCCTGACGTGGTGCTTTGCTCTGGGAATCATTGCGTTTTCTGTGGCTGTAATGAATCGACTGTCTTTCTGCAACTCTGTCAGAGTCCTCAGCTACTTCTGTGACTATGCACCTGTGTTCAGACTCGCCTGTAATGACTACACCATGCACTGGTCTGTGGCCTCTCTGCTCACTTACCTGCTCCTCGTTGGACCCTTCACTTTTATCCTCCTGTCTTATCTCAGCATCCTGGTGACAGTGTTGAGGATGAAATCGCTGGACAGTCGGGTCAAAGCTTTGGCCACGTGTGTCGAGCACCTGATCCTCGTCGCTGTGTTTTACATTCCTCTCATCACCATTTTCACCATAGGGTTTTACCTGCGAATCATCGACACGGACCAGCGAGTGCTGAGCCTGTCACTGGCCTCTTGTCTTCCACCCTGCGTGAATCCCATTGTGTATTCTCTGAAAACCAAAGAGATCAAAACCAGAGCCCTGGCGCTGGTGAGAATAGAGTTTGGGGCAGACCGTTTTAAGAGCAAATCTCGGAGGGTTCTTCcagtgaaaaaaaagtga
- the LOC118121658 gene encoding olfactory receptor 2AT4-like — MSFPGTVLNDSVIVHPPGFYIIGFLKIPSVSVYFIFLAFVYVVTVLFNSLVIYVIVSNRCLHTPKFLAVVNLAVIDLVLNTCTIPSMIKIFLMKDNFIPFNLCFVQMYVYYTCVSLESYALAILAYDRLIAICFPLRQNSFNTLRSMSCIVGLTWCVALGVTAFTTIIMTRLSFCRSVSVFSYFCDYAPVFRLACNDYTLHWSAASAMTFVSLGLPLIFIFLSYISILVTVFRMKSLGSRFKALATCVEHLILVTIFYIPLLVIFMIGFFLRVIEPDQRVLSLSLASCIPPCVNPIVYSLKTKEIKVRALALIRKHKISTLQKNKSCWVNKTQQ, encoded by the coding sequence ATGTCTTTTCCCGGGACTGTTTTAAACGACTCTGTCATCGTTCATCCTCCAGGCTTCTACATCATTGGATTTCTGAAGATTCCCTCCGTCAGCGTCTACTTCATCTTTCTGGCTTTTGTCTACGTGGTCACGGTTCTCTTCAACAGTTTGGTGATCTATGTAATTGTCTCTAATCGTTGCTTACACACTCCAAAGTTTCTGGCTGTGGTCAACCTGGCAGTGATCGATTTGGTCCTGAACACGTGCACGATTCCCAGCATGATAAAGATATTTCTCATGAAGGATAACTTCATTCCATTCAACCTATGTTTTGTACAAATGTACGTGTATTACACGTGTGTCTCATTGGAGTCGTACGCTCTTGCTATACTTGCTTATGACCGGTTGATTGCAATATGTTTCCCTCTGCGTCAGAACTCGTTCAACACACTACGAAGCATGTCTTGTATTGTCGGCCTGACGTGGTGTGTTGCTCTGGGAGTGACGGCATTTACAACCATTATAATGACCCGACTGTCTTTCTGCAGATCTGTCAGTGTGTTCAGCTACTTCTGTGACTATGCACCTGTGTTCAGACTCGCCTGTAATGACTACACCCTGCACTGGTCTGCAGCTTCTGCTATGACTTTTGTGAGCCTCGGACTTCCCTtgatctttatttttctgtcgTACATCAGCATCCTGGTGACAGTGTTCAGGATGAAATCTTTAGGAAGTCGATTCAAAGCTTTGGCCACGTGTGTTGAACATTTAATCCTTGTTACTATATTTTACATTCCTCTACTGGTCATTTTCATGATTGGGTTTTTTCTGAGAGTCATTGAGCCGGACCAGCGTGTGCTCAGTCTGTCACTGGCCTCCTGCATCCCCCCCTGCGTGAATCCTATTGTATATTCATTGAAAACTAAAGAGATAAAAGTCAGAGCCCTGGCACTgatcagaaaacataaaatcagcacactacaaaaaaacaaatcttgttgggtcaacaaaacacagcaaTAA
- the LOC118121659 gene encoding cytochrome c oxidase assembly factor 4 homolog, mitochondrial, producing the protein MTSPSPHDRSRNDDEDDPVDRMISQTGCAELHYAVQECMAEHQDWRVCQSQVQTFKDCMMDFQKARKEQLMKQRPMSTESASN; encoded by the coding sequence ATGACGTCCCCTTCACCCCATGACCGCAGCCGGAATGATGACGAGGACGACCCGGTGGATCGGATGATATCCCAGACTGGATGTGCCGAGCTGCACTACGCTGTGCAGGAGTGCATGGCTGAGCACCAGGACTGGCGAGTGTGCCAGAGCCAGGTCCAGACTTTCAAGGACTGCATGATGGATTTCCAAAAAGCCCGGAAAGAACAGCTGATGAAGCAGCGGCCAATGTCCACTGAGTCTGCTTCCAACTGA
- the LOC118122492 gene encoding olfactory receptor 502-like, translating into MSLLNDSAIIHPPGFYVIGFLTFPYISVYIVFLAFVYLVTVVFNVLLMCIVALDENLHTPKFLAVVNLAVIDVILNTSTIPSMIKTFLFKDNFVPFNLCLVQMFVHYFSASLESFALAILAYDRLIAICFPLKQNILNTRPIMFCIVSLTWVYCAGLLSYSTSIMTRLSFCGSVRVFSYFCDYAPVFRLACNDYSLQWAAASASMMNLLGPLTFIFLSYVSILVTVFKMKSVSSRMKALTTCIEHLILVLIFYAPIFSIYLIGLFIGSIDPDQRVLSLSLAACIPPCINPIVYSLKTKEIKTRIVALVWRVKINPF; encoded by the coding sequence ATGTCTCTTTTAAATGACTCTGCCATCATTCATCCTCCAGGCTTCTATGTCATCGGATTCCTGACGTTTCCCTACATCAGTGTCTACATCGTCTTTCTAGCATTTGTCTATTTGGTCACAGTCGTGTTCAATGTGTTATTGATGTGCATAGTCGCTCTTGACGAGAACTTACACACCCCTAAGTTTTTAGCAGTCGTCAACCTCGCAGTAATTGATGTGATATTGAACACGAGCACGATTCCCAGTATGATCAAGACGTTTCTGTTTAAGGACAATTTTGTTCCCTTCAACCTCTGTCTGGTGCAAATGTTTGTTCACTATTTCAGTGCGTCTCTGGAGTCTTTTGCGCTCGCTATACTAGCCTACGACAGGTTGATTGCAATTTGCTTCCCTCTgaagcagaacattttaaacacacggCCAATCATGTTTTGCATTGTCAGTCTGACTTGGGTTTACTGCGCAGGATTGCTTTCGTACAGCACTTCTATCATGACTCGACTGTCTTTCTGCGGATCTGTCAGAGTGTTCAGCTACTTCTGTGACTATGCGCCGGTGTTTAGACTCGCCTGCAATGATTACTCACTGCAGTGGGCCGCAGCTTCAGCTTCTATGATGAATCTGTTAGGCCCCTtaacttttatatttctgtccTACGTCAGCATCCTTGTGACCGTGTTCAAGATGAAGTCAGTGAGCAGCAGGATGAAAGCTCTCACCACTTGCATTGAGCACCTCATTCTTGTGCTTATTTTTTATGCTCCTATATTCAGCATTTACTTAATTGGGCTCTTTATAGGATCTATTGATCCAGACCAGCGAGTGCTCAGCCTGTCGCTCGCAGCTTGTATCCCCCCCTGCATTAATCCCATTGTCTACTCATTGAAAACAAAGGAGATCAAAACTAGAATTGTGGCTCTGGTGTGGAGAGTGAAAATAAACCCTTTTTAA